A window of the Citrus sinensis cultivar Valencia sweet orange chromosome 9, DVS_A1.0, whole genome shotgun sequence genome harbors these coding sequences:
- the LOC102614688 gene encoding uncharacterized protein LOC102614688: MDRYRPNRRVQLEESEPPKYDDVEDEDRDGRDDDDDNSNRLRPSENNVTEDQEPFMGIKVRRKASLHRDYKGDYLDVASHPYLMKILQKQGDKQVLFADKILKFTGSGKMKRRILLITDFAIYLVDPETDALKRRIALAAVEKMCLSELSDNFFAIIIPSEYDLLMASTRKTEIVTVLVEATKGASEELEVAFSNSFEYHAAAELVKEVVFEEVEGGIKTRILTKSESA, translated from the exons ATGGACCGGTACAGACCGAACCGGCGAGTCCAACTCGAGGAATCGGAGCCTCCGAAATACGACGACGTCGAAGACGAGGATCGGGATGGCcgcgacgacgacgacgataATTCGAATAGGCTGAGACCGTCGGAGAACAATGTGACCGAGGATCAAGAGCCGTTTATGGGAATCAAAGTCCGTCGAAAGGCTTCGCTTCATCGAGACTACAAAGGCGACTACCTCGACGTTGCGTCGCATCCGTACTTAATGAAGATTCTGCAAAAACAAG GTGACAAGCAAGTTCTTTTTGctgataaaattttgaagtttaCTGGTTCCGGGAAGATGAAACGTCGCATACTTTTAATTACTGACTTTGCAATTTACCTTGTGGATCCGGAGACTGATGCTCTTAAACGTCGCATAGCCCTGGCAGCTGTAGAGAAGATGTGTTTGAGTGAACTGAGTGATAATTTCTTTGCGATTATCATCCCTTCAGAGTATGACCTACTTATGGCTAGTACGCGAAAAACAGAAATTGTCACTGTGCTTGTTGAAGCTACGAAGGGTGCATCTGAGGAACTTGAGGTGGCTTTTTCCAATAG TTTTGAGTACCACGCAGCTGCTGAATTGGTGAAGGAAGTTGTATTTGAGGAAGTAGAAG GAGGCATTAAAACAagaattttgacaaaatcagAATCAGCTTAA